The DNA region TACGCGGCGCTCTGGGAACCGTTAACCAGCTCGGAGTTACGATAGCGTTGCTTGTATCACAAGTATTAGGTATTGAGAACGTCCTCGGAACCGCCACCGGCTGGCCGATATTACTAGGTATTTGTGCATTGATTTCTACCGCGAAAAGTGAAGCGAACAAGTCGAAAACGATTCAATATCTCGCCGGTTCTGTTGCGGTTATTTTCAGGTTTAGCCGGAGTTCCTTGTCTGATACAGTTGATAGTTTTACCGTTTTGTCCTGAGAGTCCGCGTTATCTGATCATAACGAGAGGTTTAGACGACGAAGGGAGGCAAGGTATCGGTCACAATTCAATGCCATTTATAATATGTCAGAATTCAGTGCCATTTAAAATATGTTGGAATTCTGTGCCATTTAAAATATGTCAGAATTCAATGCCATTTAAAATGTGTCAGAATTCAACTTAAACCGAAACCGAATCCAACTTATGAAAATATACCGGGATCTTTTGTTAGTTATAACTGGATCTTTTGTTAGTTATAACTGGATCTTTTGTTAGTTATAACTGGATCTTTTTTTGAAATCTTATTTTTACGAAacgttgaattgattttctattttcagcgtTAGTAAAACTACGAGGAAGTCTCGACGTTCAAGAGGAAGTCGacgaaatgaaaaaagaagcGGAAATTCAACGAAGCGAACCTAAAGTAAAACTTCATCGTTTCCATCCGTCTCGAGACTCTGCAACTCGCgttataagtttattattatttctaggTTTCAGTTTTGTCGTTGTTTAAGTCGTCTGCTCTTCGCACGCCGCTCGTTATCAGTATCGTCATGCATTTATCGCAACAATTATCCGGTATCAACGCTGTAAGTATCAACAGTCGTTCTACCTGCAGACGCTGTATCGGCTGAGAGCTGTTTAGCAGGTGGCGCCACTGACCTCCaagaaaactcagggaatcggaaaaatctagaaaaaaatcaggggattcgacaaattttaccaaaaacctggaaaaattaataaattgtaacattgtaaacctagaaatatttcttattcattcaggggaatcacatggaaaacctctgggaatttgtaaatgagcGGAAAGTGGCCGCCCTGTTCAGCTTAACAGCTATCAGCTCTTAAACCCATCTTTCTTTAGTTTATTCAGTTCTATTTAGGATTAGTATTTGTTTGTATCTGCACACAACATACACATGTTTATATCATCAATCAATTAATGTCGACAGTTTAATGAgaatgataattaatactGTCACAGTTAATCACACGACTGTGGTTTTGTATCCGTAGGTTTTTTACTATTCGCAAAGTATATTTGAAAGCGCCGGTCTCTCGCCTACGAACGCCGGATACGCAACAATCGGTGTCGGGTGTATAATGGTCGTTATGACGATAGTATCGATACCGTTAATGGACCGAGCGGGCAGACGCACGCTACATTTAACCGGTCTTTCCGGAATGTTTATATTCAGTATCGTCATGACGTTAATGCTGGCTCTAAAGGTACGGTTCtattattgatgatgtcataggtcgGTTGTCATGGAGAcatcgatgatgtcattgggTGATTGTAATGGAGGCAGCCATTTCACCAATTTGTGTGATATATTTCAGGGTTATGTGGAATGGTTTAAGATTGCTAGTGTTGTAGCTGCGTTGTGTTACGTCGTGTTCTTCGCGTTGGGCCCGGGCTCGATACCGTGGATGATAGTAGCAGAGTTATTCTCTCAAGGCCCGCGGGCTGCGGCTATAAGTATCGGAGTACTGGTCAACTGGTTGTCTAACTTCATCGTCGGTTTGAGTTTTAAACCGCTTAAAGAGgtatcaaaaatcaaattttcagttGTCACatttactgaagtcatctctatttttgagtctcaatttgtttttctaattcaatttactaagtgaaAGTCACTaaataagtcatcatttggataagtcaatTAACATTATGCTTAGCCCAAATACCAAATTTTGTTACAGTCCCCTGAGGAACAATGGCTAGATATTGGACTACAATATAACGATCATGGTCACAATGATTGATCTTTATCAGATTAAATCTGATTTTGAACTGTGTCTCTATTTCAGGATGTTCTTCACGATTACTGCTTCATTCCGTTCAGCGTTTTGTTGCTGATTTTCGGCgtgttcatttatttcaaacttCCCGAAACGAAGAATCGAACCATCGAAGAAATCACCGATTTATTCCGCAAGAATTCGCGCCGAGCGTCGTCGAGGTCGTCGTCGGGGGTAATGCCCGTTTCATATAAATCTAAATCGAGTGATAATATCCAGGAAGAACAAGTTAAAATCCAGGAACCCGACGATGAACTTTATCAGTTCCAGGAAAGCGgggaacaaaacaaataagattcaaaattcttttatatatttttacgCGTAGCAATAATTTAAACGTCACTTGATTGTTGCGTCTTAAATGAAGATATTTACAATTCCAGAAATTGATCTCTAAAATGTttcgaaaatgatttaaaattcattctGTCCTGTTGTTTAAGATTTATtgtaaagaaattaattaattggtGCTGCTGAAGATGTTATTTTGTACTGGAGAAACTTTTaagatgaaataaaagatGTTTACATtcagatattgaaattttggtttttagttcattatttgtttatcatctggggccagttgctcaaaagttggttagatttaaccagtggatagttgacatagtgacaatcaaaagctcattgttactatggtatttatccgctggttatctttaaccaacttttgagcaactggcccctggaggATAGGTCAGAAGGGAAGGAGCCAAATCAACGgaatatttgtttatcatCTGGAGGATCAGTTGAAAGGGACCCAATCAACACATTATCCTACCTGGATCTCCCCATCATCTCACTGTCTTGGGTTGCATATCTATCTAAAATAGCTCCGTCCTGGGTCGGATATCGATCTGAAATAGCTCTGTCCTGGGTCGGATATCGATCTGAAATAGCCCTGTCCTGGGTCAAATATCCTTACATCctagaatttttgaaaatgtacgaaaaattaaataatatCGAGAGAAGGATTTACAATGTATACGTTTTCGTTTATTATACATTTGTatagtttttcaattgttttataacattttaatatttacaaaatacacAAAATCAGTGGACAGTGAAAAAcacaatcagttttttttttttttataatgtctatattatataatatgcAAGCGGTCTAACAATATCCATATTTCACTTTTTGTAAGATATGATCCCCAATAAATACTACGCGTCtaaagttttctttttttaattctttcgagaaatgaattgttttacTCCGGTAAAAGCGACTAGCAAACATAAcaaaacaattagaaaatcaTTCTTCTTCATTATTACAATCGGTACAGACTCAGAACCCGGCGGTCTGAAGTCGTCAAAGTGTTGCGGCGATCATTACAACTGatacaaatgatgacttacacttttAGAGTTGAAGAAATGCAAATTGGGACTCAAAATTTTACACATCAATAGATGACTTAATGACTTATGTGATATCTAATCCAAATGACAACTTATACTtagtgtgtattttatatcattgaattggaaatacacAAACTGAGATCTCAAAATAAGAGAccacttcagtaatgtgacaaTTTAAATCCTAATGACGACTTAGACCGAGTGActgtatttcatttatatattactcACTTTCTAATCACTTAGATTTAAACTCAacgaaatgattttgaattcttcaaattttaaattcaatagtGAAAAGCAGTTACTACAATAGTCAACTAAAATACATTatagaaaacaaattactaTACAATCGCCCATTACAAACACGGGTTTCAAGATTTCTTGTTATATCGTAAACTTTGTAACACCGAGTTGAAGCGGagacaattctttttatatcaTCAGAATATAACATAACTCCACAGTAGACCCTATCTCTCTTAATGCGGTGTTatttgagactggtaaaatccTTAAAATCGCACCAAAACTTTGACAAATAACGGTAGACACTTTATTACTATTAAGGGCGGGGGAGAGGTGTCTTTCGTAGTAGTTCGAGGAGAGGGCTAGATATGAATAACGGTTTATTTCTAATGAGCATTGTCCATTCACTCTAAAGCAACAGAAACTGAAACACTGAAGCTGAGTGTATTTTTCACAGTATTGAATGCATAGAGTGGTTCAGGGTTCAGGGTTCAGGATTCAGGATTTCAGTCAGCACCAAAGCAGTGAAAATCATTACAAAATTTACTTTACGCGCAAAAGTACAAAATAAAGGTATTACTACAGCGACTTTTAGTAGCACTCGACTGAGTATAGATGGCGAATGAATCGCCGAAACTGGTAGAAATGTGTCGCCCTCTAGCGGCAGCGGACGCGCAcacactctctctctcagtCTGCGCCCCTGTTTCATTGGAAGATATTTTCAGTAGTCGGATATTTTCGAGTATTTCGCGAGCGAGGGGAAGTTTAAGCGTGCGATTCGCCGTTGACGAGACCGACTCGTTTCTGTCGCCCTGGAAACCGAGTAAAACATTCGATCATTAGTTACAACTAATCGACGCAACAATAGAAGCGCGGTTACCATAGGTGATTTGATATTTACCTTCTGTATCGCGATTATTCTGTAAATGTTCGTTAACTTGAACTCGAGCGTTCATCGTCGCCAGGTCGATAGCCGCAGTCAAAATCTTCGAATTCGCTAAAATCAGTTGCGTTAGTCGCGTTTCAACTTTTACTCCCAAAACTTTCTGCCgctagaaaaaaacaaattcaacaatatagcggcaaagcagcgataacgggttttctgcacagcctTTTTTGTATTGTTGATCTTGTGTGGATACAGCGTCGACCACGAATAAAGACTGTGTTGAAAATCCGATAACCCTAAATATTGAACCGTCCGATAAAATGATGTTGTTGCCACGGTAACTGATTAACGTACCTGATTTGTAGCGCGGAATTCCGTAATATTCTTGTTCTCGTTGATGGCTTCCATCATTAAAACGAGACATTCTCCGGTGATGAAATTACTCTCGATATTCACAACTTCTAACGACTCGTTCTCTTTAATCGCTTCGGCtaatttctgtaaatataCAAATCgttaaattgaaatgatacCATGTTTCTCCTAATCAACCGAGTCACTCTTATAAACcgcaatgaaattttatgatcaattcatttctttaacttctgttattgttagcttgataGTGATTTCAAAAAGAAGTAATGACCAACAGGttgtagataggcggccggccgagTTTACTTATAAACTCAGCACAAACAAGAaatgatttatcaattttctttaGCCTAACGATGCAATCATTAACTAGTTAATCAACTGATTATAACTGTAGACTCGGTTTCATAGTTCAGTTTTGAGGCCGGTTCCACATTTGTCTAGTAGGGGGCGTCGGAATGTACCTTGACATGTTTATCAGAACCTTGAATGTTCGCCATTGAAAACGTTCGCAGGtgtttgtttttcttcattgcgtcgaataaattaaaaagtctCTCATCCGAAATATTCTAGAAAAATAAACGATGCAAGTATGAattattccccctatgacatcacgcTGGAGCTCAGACAGGATGCCCAATTTACGCCCATTTATAAATCCCCTGATTTTTTCCATCTGACACAAATTCCCTGAATGAAGAAATTtttaggtttaaaatgttactttTCATCCATTTCTCATTGAATCACGTATCGATAAAGAAAGGCATGGTCGAAACATATCCAAAacattttccaggtttttggtaaaatttgccaaattccattagatttttcAGATTCACTGAGTTCCAGGTTAGTGGCCACTTTGTCAGAAGAAACCGCGAAAAGAACCAACATAATTATCGTAATATTCACCTTTAAATTGTTGAGGTTCAGATCCGTAAGTTTACTGTCGTTGCCTTTCAATTTCTGAATACTGGCTTCGACATCGGTATCATTCGGAGGTTCATCGGGTACGATCTTCAACGCGTCGTACTTAGCAACACCTATCAATCATAGAAATTTACATATTAAGCCACACCTCTAATGAACGCGTAATCGAAAGGATATGATGTAGACTTACTTTGGAAACCGCCGCCAGTTTGAGTTCCGCCCTCGACGAACGCGCTGTGATACTGAACCTGATTCAACATTCCAGTAAACTCCAATATAGCTACAACACAAAAATACCATAACATTTCCtaattaattctaatttattaatcaatgttaatttattaattatttcccAATATTAATTACCGGCTAAATCGACGAGTTCTTCTTCTGTCGCTTGAGCGAGAATCTCGTCGTACTCTGTTTCAATTTCGGTGTCGTCTGATATTGTAGATTTCGGTTGCTCCTTCTTCACAAATACTTTACCTACAAACAAAGCGATCGttcataaatacataaattTAGATGCAGCCTCCGGGAGAGTTGCATAAACGAGGCTATGATCTAAAACCAGTCTTGGCTCATCTCGGTTCTAACATCAAGCTAATTACTTAAAACAGTATTTTTTGGAAGAAGTTATATGAGTCCAGTTGCACAATTAAAAAATTGCCTTGAATCTTAAGATTGATCTCAACTTGTAAGATTCAcaatcaggggccagttgctaaAAAGTTGGTtcgagttaaccagtggatagttgacagagtgacaattaaaagtttattgttactatggtatctatccactggttatcgAGCAaccttttgagcaactgaacCCTGGTTGTGAGTTTTGGTGTGAAGTTGAAGGTGAAGTTGAGGTATAGAACTGGTCTTTAATCTAGAATTATGGACTAGCATGGAGCCAGTTCCTAAGTCATGGCtttgacttaagaccagtctaagaccaatagttctatagccgatctaacaacGACTTAAGATCACTTTCCGACGACTATGAAACCTGGCTCTGAAACTAAAATGCTCTTGAATCTAACCCCATGGAATTACAGATACAATATTTACCTCTAACTTCATGAACAAATGGTTTATTTTGTTCCCAATCTTTCTCTTCTAATGCTT from Tubulanus polymorphus chromosome 12, tnTubPoly1.2, whole genome shotgun sequence includes:
- the LOC141914013 gene encoding tropomodulin-like isoform X2, which encodes MTTQKLYGKDTKEWSDVDIDELLSQLTEAEIDELNSDFDPDNTYLPPSDRMKPQTTKEPTGPYDREKLLEFLEKKALEEKDWEQNKPFVHEVRGKVFVKKEQPKSTISDDTEIETEYDEILAQATEEELVDLAAILEFTGMLNQVQYHSAFVEGGTQTGGGFQSVAKYDALKIVPDEPPNDTDVEASIQKLKGNDSKLTDLNLNNLKNISDERLFNLFDAMKKNKHLRTFSMANIQGSDKHVKKLAEAIKENESLEVVNIESNFITGECLVLMMEAINENKNITEFRATNQRQKVLGVKVETRLTQLILANSKILTAAIDLATMNARVQVNEHLQNNRDTEGRQKRVGLVNGESHA
- the LOC141913961 gene encoding solute carrier family 2, facilitated glucose transporter member 1-like → MTSASEERLTPKKPGLTGMLVLSIFGAIWGAFEFGFNTGVINAPEKVITVFLNETQYARTGAPFTQSQITIVWSIVVSAFAVGGMFGGVSAGWWGDRFGRKKAMLICNVFCITAALLMGLSKKAGSFEMLIIGRLIIGFGSGIYTGLTPLYLTEVAPVKLRGALGTVNQLGVTIALLVSQVLGIENVLGTATGWPILLGLAGVPCLIQLIVLPFCPESPRYLIITRGLDDEGRQALVKLRGSLDVQEEVDEMKKEAEIQRSEPKVSVLSLFKSSALRTPLVISIVMHLSQQLSGINAVFYYSQSIFESAGLSPTNAGYATIGVGCIMVVMTIVSIPLMDRAGRRTLHLTGLSGMFIFSIVMTLMLALKGYVEWFKIASVVAALCYVVFFALGPGSIPWMIVAELFSQGPRAAAISIGVLVNWLSNFIVGLSFKPLKEDVLHDYCFIPFSVLLLIFGVFIYFKLPETKNRTIEEITDLFRKNSRRASSRSSSGVMPVSYKSKSSDNIQEEQVKIQEPDDELYQFQESGEQNK
- the LOC141914013 gene encoding tropomodulin-like isoform X1 → MAGVKMTTQKLYGKDTKEWSDVDIDELLSQLTEAEIDELNSDFDPDNTYLPPSDRMKPQTTKEPTGPYDREKLLEFLEKKALEEKDWEQNKPFVHEVRGKVFVKKEQPKSTISDDTEIETEYDEILAQATEEELVDLAAILEFTGMLNQVQYHSAFVEGGTQTGGGFQSVAKYDALKIVPDEPPNDTDVEASIQKLKGNDSKLTDLNLNNLKNISDERLFNLFDAMKKNKHLRTFSMANIQGSDKHVKKLAEAIKENESLEVVNIESNFITGECLVLMMEAINENKNITEFRATNQRQKVLGVKVETRLTQLILANSKILTAAIDLATMNARVQVNEHLQNNRDTEGRQKRVGLVNGESHA